One window of the Tetragenococcus koreensis genome contains the following:
- a CDS encoding discoidin domain-containing protein, with product MNKKVFFILLTFCFATFLFNGKSVHAEDAEGLLYQKDVTYSGVEGGKSGDDWNYPQFVGENAVDGDPTTRWSADKTDDQWLVVDIGEEKKIGEIILQFHAESPQYEILASKDGDDYQSIYKEEEGDSGKEAEKHIDVDDDLTARYVKYQQHIMKN from the coding sequence ATGAATAAAAAAGTGTTCTTTATTTTGTTAACATTTTGCTTCGCAACTTTTCTTTTTAATGGAAAGAGTGTGCATGCAGAAGATGCAGAGGGCTTACTTTACCAAAAGGATGTTACTTATTCAGGAGTAGAAGGGGGCAAGTCAGGTGATGATTGGAATTACCCTCAGTTTGTGGGAGAAAATGCAGTAGACGGGGATCCAACAACCAGATGGTCAGCAGATAAAACAGATGATCAATGGCTGGTTGTAGATATAGGTGAAGAAAAGAAAATCGGAGAGATTATTTTACAATTCCATGCAGAAAGCCCGCAATATGAAATATTAGCCTCAAAAGATGGGGACGATTATCAGTCGATTTATAAAGAAGAGGAAGGAGATAGCGGAAAAGAAGCCGAAAAACATATTGACGTAGACGATGATCTGACTGCACGGTATGTAAAATATCAACAGCATATCATGAAAAATTAG
- a CDS encoding PRD domain-containing protein: MKIKKILNQNAVLVEDDREEKVAIGKGVGFDKKRNDLLFSNEVERMFVMEPEGQKKLQSLLNQIDEKFLFAVEHIVDYAETVLMEKLDEHVLIALADHIAFSASNIRNGIIIRNKLLREIEILYSDEFSIAQWAVDYLNKELNIPYTYDEAGYIAIHIHSGRMGNHNNHQSIREVTIISNIIRLVEKELDVDIHSEQMSLNYSRLANHMRLLLQRYYKQQYAVLDDEIVKMVKSKYPESYEVAKKIRVLLIKEYQISTTSEELGYLAIHIERLRLAKQTEEKK, from the coding sequence ATGAAAATCAAAAAGATCTTAAATCAAAATGCTGTATTGGTTGAGGATGATAGGGAAGAAAAAGTAGCCATCGGTAAAGGGGTTGGTTTTGATAAGAAACGAAACGACCTTTTATTTTCCAATGAAGTGGAGCGAATGTTTGTAATGGAACCTGAGGGACAGAAAAAATTACAAAGTTTGCTAAATCAAATCGATGAAAAGTTTTTGTTTGCAGTAGAACATATTGTGGATTACGCAGAAACGGTTCTGATGGAAAAACTAGATGAGCATGTATTGATTGCATTGGCTGACCATATTGCTTTTTCAGCTTCAAATATTCGAAACGGCATTATTATCCGAAACAAGCTGCTGCGAGAAATTGAAATTTTATATAGTGACGAATTCAGTATCGCACAATGGGCGGTCGATTATTTAAATAAGGAATTAAATATCCCTTATACATATGATGAAGCTGGTTATATTGCAATCCATATTCATAGTGGTCGGATGGGCAACCATAATAATCATCAAAGTATCCGAGAAGTCACCATCATTTCAAATATTATTCGTTTAGTTGAAAAAGAATTAGACGTCGATATTCATTCGGAACAAATGTCATTGAACTATTCTCGTTTAGCCAATCATATGCGGTTACTTTTACAACGCTATTACAAACAACAATATGCCGTTTTAGATGATGAGATTGTAAAAATGGTAAAAAGTAAATACCCTGAAAGTTACGAAGTAGCAAAAAAGATACGGGTTTTACTGATTAAAGAATATCAAATATCTACTACAAGTGAAGAATTAGGCTACCTAGCGATTCACATTGAACGCTTGCGTTTAGCCAAACAGACGGAGGAAAAGAAATGA
- a CDS encoding M23 family metallopeptidase yields the protein MDFAAAKGTPIKAAKSGKVIQSEYHPSWGNYVAIKHSDGLTTLYAHCSRNIAKVGQTVKQGQTIALLGSTGNSTGPHLHFEVNRSQNLEQKQLMNPLQVLKE from the coding sequence ATCGATTTTGCTGCTGCAAAAGGCACACCGATTAAAGCAGCAAAAAGTGGGAAAGTGATCCAATCAGAATATCATCCCTCTTGGGGAAATTATGTTGCAATTAAACATAGCGATGGTTTAACCACCCTTTATGCGCACTGCAGTCGTAATATTGCCAAGGTGGGACAAACGGTTAAACAAGGGCAAACAATTGCTCTTCTCGGTTCAACAGGGAACAGCACAGGTCCCCATTTGCATTTTGAAGTTAACCGCTCACAAAACTTAGAGCAAAAGCAATTAATGAACCCACTACAAGTATTAAAAGAATAA
- the nagE gene encoding N-acetylglucosamine-specific PTS transporter subunit IIBC, with protein sequence MKAYMQRMGRSLMLPVATLPVAALFMGIGYWIDPSGWGENNIIAAFLIQAGGTILDNLGILFAVGIAIGMAKDKDGSSALAGLVAFLTPMTLVNSEAVATFTKVDITEVNVAFEAINNENVFVGIVAGLVAAALYNRFNNVKLPMALSFFSGKRSVPIVTAVVMSLISVVFIFVWPTVYTALVTFGEFISGLGALGAGLYGFFNRLLIPTGLHHALNNVFWFNLAGIDDIGKFWANDGIKGITGMYQAGFFPVMMFGLPAGALAMYHTARPEKKKETASLMLAAAFASFFTGVTEPLEFAFMFVAWPLYVVHALLTGLSMFIVATFQWTAGFNFSAGLVDFVLSLRVPIANQPYMLLVFGLVMAVVYYFTFRFVITKFNLMTPGREESTNEEMTEDIPAGDDKFAALAQRIYAGLGKDNLVSVDNCTTRLRLQVKDTQDVDQAKIKATGVPGVKAIDKNNIQIIVGTEVQFVADELSRLHTGAPVASTAKPVEAVEEISAVNEVYAAANGTVIPMTEVSDDVFSQKMMGDGYAVLPNNGEIFAPVAGKITNIFPTKHALGIETAAGVEVLLHMGIDTVTLKGEPFNLYVTENQKIARGQLLAKIDLEAIEKADRKTDIIVVFTNPDNIADLAIEVGDKQANDIIGSVEAK encoded by the coding sequence ATGAAAGCTTATATGCAACGGATGGGACGTTCGTTAATGCTGCCGGTTGCAACTTTACCAGTTGCTGCACTATTTATGGGGATTGGTTATTGGATTGATCCTAGTGGTTGGGGAGAAAATAATATTATTGCAGCCTTCCTAATACAAGCTGGCGGCACCATCTTAGATAATTTAGGGATTTTATTTGCAGTTGGTATCGCTATAGGGATGGCAAAGGATAAAGATGGCTCTTCTGCTTTAGCAGGATTAGTCGCATTCTTAACACCTATGACTTTGGTCAATTCAGAAGCTGTTGCAACTTTTACAAAAGTTGATATAACAGAGGTAAATGTTGCTTTTGAAGCCATCAATAATGAAAATGTATTTGTTGGGATTGTTGCTGGTTTGGTTGCTGCGGCATTATATAATCGTTTCAATAATGTGAAGTTGCCGATGGCCTTGTCATTTTTTAGTGGGAAACGATCGGTTCCCATTGTAACAGCTGTAGTCATGTCTCTGATTTCAGTCGTGTTCATTTTTGTTTGGCCTACAGTTTACACTGCTTTAGTTACCTTTGGAGAGTTTATTTCTGGCTTAGGGGCATTGGGCGCAGGCCTCTATGGCTTCTTTAACCGTCTCTTAATTCCGACGGGTTTACACCATGCGTTAAACAACGTTTTCTGGTTTAATTTAGCTGGAATTGATGATATTGGTAAATTTTGGGCAAATGACGGAATTAAAGGAATTACTGGGATGTACCAAGCAGGTTTCTTCCCCGTTATGATGTTTGGTTTGCCAGCAGGCGCTCTTGCGATGTATCATACAGCTCGTCCGGAAAAGAAAAAAGAAACAGCTTCATTAATGCTAGCTGCCGCATTTGCTTCTTTTTTTACGGGAGTTACTGAGCCGTTAGAGTTTGCTTTCATGTTTGTTGCATGGCCATTATATGTTGTACACGCTCTTTTAACAGGTCTTTCAATGTTTATTGTGGCAACATTTCAGTGGACAGCCGGGTTTAACTTTAGTGCAGGTTTAGTTGACTTTGTGTTAAGTTTACGCGTGCCAATCGCTAATCAACCTTATATGTTGCTGGTCTTTGGGCTTGTAATGGCTGTCGTTTACTACTTTACTTTCCGCTTTGTTATTACTAAATTTAATTTAATGACGCCTGGCCGAGAAGAAAGTACGAATGAGGAAATGACAGAGGATATTCCTGCAGGCGATGATAAATTTGCAGCATTAGCCCAACGTATTTACGCTGGTTTGGGCAAAGATAACTTAGTAAGTGTTGATAATTGTACGACACGTTTACGTTTACAAGTAAAAGATACACAGGATGTGGACCAAGCTAAAATCAAAGCAACAGGTGTTCCAGGCGTAAAAGCCATTGATAAAAATAATATTCAAATTATTGTCGGAACAGAAGTACAGTTCGTTGCGGATGAGTTGTCTCGTCTTCATACTGGCGCACCCGTGGCTTCTACAGCTAAACCGGTAGAAGCAGTTGAAGAAATTTCTGCCGTTAATGAAGTTTACGCTGCAGCGAACGGAACCGTTATCCCAATGACAGAAGTTTCAGATGATGTTTTTTCACAAAAAATGATGGGCGATGGCTATGCAGTTCTACCAAATAATGGAGAAATTTTTGCTCCTGTTGCGGGTAAGATTACCAATATCTTCCCAACCAAACACGCCTTAGGAATTGAAACAGCAGCTGGCGTAGAAGTGTTATTACACATGGGAATTGATACGGTTACCTTAAAGGGAGAACCATTTAATTTGTATGTAACAGAAAATCAAAAAATAGCTCGAGGACAGCTGCTTGCTAAAATTGATTTAGAGGCTATTGAAAAAGCAGATCGTAAAACAGACATTATCGTTGTCTTTACAAATCCAGATAATATTGCGGATTTAGCAATAGAAGTTGGGGACAAACAAGCAAACGATATTATTGGTTCTGTAGAAGCTAAATAA
- a CDS encoding AI-2E family transporter gives MEQKRHHRLIQFLGGKTSYYVLGLIILSAIAIFLVNKVSFIFVPFITILVSFLPPMIFAVIIYYIFKPFVTWVEKKISRTWAVTLIYVLAVLLIGVLGFFGIRSLVQEGQEFVEQFPSMLDSVQENFRAIVGQLPFQDQLDELASSANDLIQSTLSALGDNWQKGLSGLGSVFSAVSATAMTLFIGPVLAFFLLKDTEKFSESVLKIVPPNFREDFKMLVKKSDEQLSAYLKGQLVSSAVLGLMYWGTFLLIGLNYATVMAFLVGLLSLVPYIGSFITFFPGLIIAFQQSFLEAVIFVVAWFVIQALHGNFVMPQVMGDKLQLHFLTILLVVLVMGDLLGFVGVLFGIPIYSLLKIGVQYIFERFKRRYNRFFSEDKGSYETQEDKQSE, from the coding sequence ATGGAACAAAAACGGCATCATCGACTCATTCAATTTTTAGGAGGCAAAACTTCCTATTATGTACTTGGTTTAATTATTCTAAGTGCCATTGCAATTTTTCTCGTGAATAAAGTCTCATTTATATTTGTCCCTTTTATTACAATTTTAGTCTCATTTCTACCCCCAATGATTTTCGCTGTCATTATTTATTATATATTTAAACCTTTTGTTACTTGGGTAGAAAAGAAAATATCACGTACTTGGGCGGTCACCTTAATTTATGTCTTAGCTGTTTTACTGATTGGTGTATTGGGATTTTTCGGAATTCGTTCACTGGTACAAGAAGGCCAAGAATTCGTAGAACAATTTCCTTCTATGCTCGATAGTGTGCAAGAAAATTTCCGCGCGATCGTCGGACAATTACCTTTCCAAGACCAACTGGATGAATTAGCCAGTTCAGCAAATGATTTAATTCAAAGCACTCTTTCAGCCTTAGGCGACAATTGGCAAAAAGGGTTATCTGGTTTAGGCAGCGTCTTCTCCGCAGTATCTGCGACAGCTATGACTTTATTTATCGGACCCGTACTGGCATTTTTCTTATTAAAAGATACCGAAAAATTCTCTGAATCAGTATTAAAAATTGTCCCGCCAAACTTTCGGGAAGATTTCAAAATGTTGGTCAAAAAAAGTGACGAACAACTTAGCGCTTATTTAAAAGGACAACTCGTTTCCAGTGCTGTTTTAGGGTTAATGTACTGGGGAACGTTCTTGTTGATTGGCTTAAATTATGCAACTGTAATGGCCTTTTTAGTCGGGCTTTTAAGTCTTGTGCCTTATATTGGCTCTTTTATTACCTTTTTCCCTGGTTTAATCATTGCTTTCCAACAATCATTTTTAGAAGCAGTGATCTTTGTGGTTGCTTGGTTTGTGATTCAAGCGCTCCATGGTAACTTCGTAATGCCACAAGTGATGGGGGATAAATTACAATTACACTTCCTTACGATTTTATTAGTCGTACTGGTGATGGGAGATTTGCTCGGCTTTGTCGGCGTTTTATTTGGGATTCCCATTTACAGCCTACTTAAAATCGGCGTACAATACATCTTCGAACGCTTTAAAAGACGGTATAATCGTTTCTTTAGCGAAGATAAAGGCAGCTATGAAACACAAGAAGATAAACAAAGTGAATGA